The Candidatus Ozemobacteraceae bacterium sequence CGAAAGGATTTCTCGAAAAGGTGAAATGCATCCGGCTGAAGGACGGCCGGATCCTCACCCCCATCGAAGCCTATCAGGAGTATACGCAGACCGACCCTGCGAAGGCGAAGGACATGCTTGAGATCATCGAGGACATCCGCCAGCTCTCGAGCCCCCTCGAATCCGACGAGAACCGCATTCCCGCGGCTCTTGACGCTCTCGCCCGCCTTCTGCGCCTCACGACGCAATGATCCGGAAGAGGAGGAGTGGATAAATGAATATCATTAGATATATTGCGGCGCTCGTTCTCGTTCTCTGCTCGCTGATCGCGCAGGCCCAGGAGCCTGCCGGGGACGGCATCGATCCGAAACGGCAGAAGACCCGGCGGGGATTGACGTGGGTGCTGAAAAAGAAGGACGGCGATCTGTCGTGCGTCGGCATCCACGATGCGTCCAACGCCTACAAGGGCGATACGCCCTGTACTGCTTCTCTCCCCATTCTCGCCATCAAGCGCAAGAAGCTGCCCAAACCCGAGAAGCTGACGATCGAAAGCGAGTATTACCAATGGTCGGGCGGCGTGATCGCCCTGACGAAGCCCGTTGAGGGAACGAGGCTGACGTCTCTCGAGGAAGCCATTCGGATCATCCAGGCCCAGCTCGGGCCGGGCTGGGAAATGGCCGAGTTCCACGACGGCTGGGGCTGGAACTTCTGGGCCTACGGCGACATTCCGCCCGATCAGCATTTCTGGGTCTTCATCAACGACAAACCCGCCAACCCCTGGAACTCAGAGCCGGAATAACCTCTCTCCTCATCCCAGGCGCGTGTCGGGCGCATCGTGGTACGTCCGGGAGCCCCCCTGCGACTCGGGGCTC is a genomic window containing:
- a CDS encoding flagellar hook-length control protein, which codes for MNIIRYIAALVLVLCSLIAQAQEPAGDGIDPKRQKTRRGLTWVLKKKDGDLSCVGIHDASNAYKGDTPCTASLPILAIKRKKLPKPEKLTIESEYYQWSGGVIALTKPVEGTRLTSLEEAIRIIQAQLGPGWEMAEFHDGWGWNFWAYGDIPPDQHFWVFINDKPANPWNSEPE